A stretch of the Verrucomicrobiia bacterium genome encodes the following:
- a CDS encoding insulinase family protein translates to MHEVTRLGNGLTVVTAAMPHMASVSVGLWIGVGGRHEPDRLNGVAHFIEHMLFKGTERRSAHRISQDVEGIGGYLNAFTSEDHTCFYSKALRHRYEDLLEVLFDMLLHSRFDPGDIRREREVIREEVAMYLDQPQQHVQELFNEIMWPDHALGRPLTGTFGSIARIGRRELRTFLGRHYTAPAAVVAAAGALEHQAIVRSVRRLSRHWPAEAGPRGEPFHGGCPSPRIRLFTKKTEQSQVALGFRAYSRHDPRRYALRLLNIILGENMSSRLFQIVREDRGLVYSIYSTPSFWEDVGDLVISAGLDAEKIEPVIRLVMRELRRLTVEKVGRAELRRAHDYALGQMELSLENTEHRMMWLGEQMVTTGQLMPFDQVRAELARVNGTALREVARDLFQPERSALAVVSPWRSDRPLQRAMAEGFA, encoded by the coding sequence CGCCACGAGCCGGACCGGTTGAACGGGGTGGCGCACTTCATCGAGCACATGCTGTTCAAGGGGACCGAGCGCCGATCGGCGCACCGGATTTCGCAGGATGTCGAGGGGATCGGTGGGTACCTGAACGCGTTCACGAGCGAGGATCACACCTGCTTCTATTCGAAGGCGCTGCGGCACCGGTACGAGGATCTGCTCGAGGTGTTGTTCGACATGCTGCTGCATTCCCGGTTCGACCCCGGGGACATCCGGCGGGAGCGGGAGGTGATCCGGGAGGAGGTGGCCATGTACCTGGACCAGCCGCAGCAGCATGTGCAGGAGTTGTTCAATGAGATCATGTGGCCGGACCATGCGCTGGGGCGGCCGTTGACGGGCACGTTTGGATCGATTGCGCGGATTGGGCGACGGGAGTTGCGGACGTTCCTCGGGCGGCATTACACCGCGCCCGCGGCGGTGGTGGCGGCGGCGGGGGCGCTGGAGCACCAGGCGATCGTCCGGTCGGTGCGGCGGTTGTCCCGACACTGGCCTGCGGAGGCGGGGCCGCGCGGGGAGCCGTTCCACGGCGGTTGTCCGAGTCCGCGCATCCGGCTGTTCACAAAGAAGACGGAGCAATCCCAGGTGGCGCTGGGGTTCCGGGCGTATTCGAGGCACGACCCACGGCGGTATGCGCTCCGGCTGCTGAACATCATCCTGGGGGAGAACATGAGTTCCCGGCTGTTTCAGATTGTGCGGGAGGACCGGGGGCTGGTGTATTCGATCTACTCGACGCCGAGCTTCTGGGAAGACGTGGGGGATCTGGTGATTTCGGCAGGACTGGATGCGGAGAAGATCGAACCGGTGATCCGGCTGGTGATGCGGGAGCTGCGGCGGTTGACGGTCGAGAAGGTGGGCCGGGCGGAACTGCGCCGGGCGCATGACTACGCGCTGGGCCAGATGGAGCTGAGCCTGGAGAACACGGAGCACCGGATGATGTGGCTGGGGGAGCAGATGGTGACCACGGGGCAACTGATGCCGTTCGACCAGGTTCGTGCCGAGCTGGCGCGGGTCAATGGGACGGCACTGCGCGAGGTCGCACGGGATTTGTTCCAACCGGAGCGGAGCGCACTGGCGGTGGTGAGTCCATGGCGGTCGGACCGGCCGTTGCAGCGGGCGATGGCGGAGGGATTTGCCTGA
- a CDS encoding anthranilate synthase component I family protein: MDPVIPHSTRHTPESLAARFRGERDWMLLRSRCFEYPQARYSFLAARPFLTFRAYGSRGELGREGRVADVMFGNPWRMIEGLMARYELLDEIDLPFPLGGAFGFWGYDLRVYVEPRLRRGAAADLDLPDAWLGFYDSLVVFDHRVDRTYIVSTGLMPDGSRDPVRARQAAEAWRRHLDSEPAGEPVLESGSGRMEWPGGEVAVSNLDREGYVSRVERARRYIRSGDIYQVNLAQRWGAPLGEEGWVHWLRLAERSPSPFGAFLEAGDFALASVSPELFLKMSGRQVVTRPIKGTRPRAADPDLDARWTFDLQTSPKEVAELVMITDLLRNDLGRMCEYGTIRVPDLLRLERFSQVQHLVSTVEGRLRPEVTHLAALEHAFPGGSITGAPKIRAMEVIDELEPVGRGPYTGCGGYLGFNQESQVNLLIRTSVIENGRAWYHAGAGIVADSDAGAEYEETRIKARAFREVTGMDPVVRGPSWPAHGAGQR, translated from the coding sequence ATGGATCCGGTCATCCCCCATTCCACGAGGCACACGCCCGAGTCGCTGGCGGCGCGTTTTCGCGGGGAACGGGACTGGATGCTGCTGCGGAGCCGCTGCTTCGAGTATCCGCAGGCGCGGTACTCGTTCCTGGCGGCGCGGCCGTTTCTCACATTTCGGGCGTATGGATCGCGGGGGGAGTTGGGTCGCGAAGGGCGGGTGGCGGACGTGATGTTCGGGAATCCCTGGCGGATGATCGAGGGACTCATGGCGCGCTACGAGCTGCTGGATGAGATCGACCTGCCGTTTCCGCTGGGGGGGGCGTTTGGATTCTGGGGGTACGACTTGCGGGTGTACGTCGAGCCGCGGCTGCGCCGGGGAGCCGCGGCGGACCTGGATCTGCCCGACGCATGGCTTGGATTCTATGACAGCCTGGTGGTCTTCGACCATCGGGTGGACCGGACGTACATCGTCTCGACGGGCCTGATGCCGGATGGTTCCCGGGATCCGGTCCGTGCACGCCAGGCGGCCGAGGCATGGCGCCGTCATCTCGATTCGGAACCTGCGGGGGAACCGGTATTGGAATCCGGGTCGGGCCGGATGGAATGGCCGGGAGGGGAGGTGGCGGTTTCGAACCTGGACCGGGAGGGGTATGTGTCGCGGGTCGAACGGGCGCGGCGGTACATCCGGTCGGGGGACATTTACCAGGTGAATCTGGCGCAGCGCTGGGGGGCGCCGCTGGGGGAGGAGGGGTGGGTCCACTGGCTGCGGCTGGCGGAGCGTTCGCCGTCGCCGTTCGGGGCGTTTCTGGAGGCGGGAGATTTCGCGCTGGCGTCGGTGTCGCCCGAACTCTTTCTGAAGATGAGCGGCCGGCAGGTGGTGACGCGGCCGATCAAGGGGACGCGACCGCGGGCGGCGGATCCGGATCTTGACGCGCGGTGGACGTTCGACCTGCAGACCAGTCCGAAGGAGGTGGCGGAACTGGTGATGATCACGGATTTGCTGCGGAACGACCTGGGCCGGATGTGCGAGTACGGGACGATTCGAGTTCCGGACTTGTTGCGGCTGGAGCGGTTTTCGCAGGTGCAGCATCTGGTGTCCACGGTCGAGGGCCGGCTACGTCCTGAGGTGACGCATCTGGCGGCGCTGGAGCATGCCTTTCCCGGGGGGAGCATTACGGGGGCGCCGAAGATCCGGGCGATGGAGGTGATCGACGAACTCGAGCCGGTGGGACGGGGGCCGTACACGGGGTGTGGCGGGTATCTGGGATTCAACCAGGAGAGCCAGGTGAACCTGCTGATCCGGACGAGCGTGATTGAGAACGGGCGGGCCTGGTATCACGCCGGGGCGGGGATCGTGGCCGACTCGGATGCGGGGGCGGAGTACGAGGAGACACGGATCAAGGCCAGGGCCTTTCGGGAGGTGACAGGGATGGACCCGGTGGTTCGCGGTCCGTCCTGGCCGGCGCATGGGGCCGGGCAGCGATGA
- a CDS encoding aminotransferase class IV gives MTVYLQDRFVREAEARVSVFDRGFLYGDGLFETVRAYGGRLFLWEGHWERLVAGAGMLGIPLPGTGPALREVAGELLRRNGHGDGTVRIQVTRGPGVRGYSPRGAGPPTLVITTHPAAPLEAPFPGPWRLRTASLRLWSGDPTVCAKTTSKLLQVLARAEAEAEGADEALLLNDRGEVAETAAGNVFWFEGGRWCTPMLESGGLAGVTRRWMLGLLGRLGWPHAEVRRGVEGWREVEAVFVTLSSHGLVAVSEWDGHRWPADPRIGRLQEGYREAVRSILSH, from the coding sequence ATGACGGTGTATCTCCAGGACCGTTTTGTGCGGGAGGCGGAGGCGCGGGTCTCGGTGTTTGACCGGGGCTTTCTGTATGGGGACGGGTTGTTCGAGACGGTGCGGGCGTACGGGGGACGGCTGTTTCTGTGGGAGGGCCATTGGGAGCGATTGGTGGCGGGGGCGGGGATGTTGGGAATCCCGCTGCCGGGAACGGGGCCGGCCTTGCGGGAGGTGGCCGGGGAACTGCTGCGGCGGAACGGGCATGGGGATGGGACGGTGCGGATCCAGGTCACGCGGGGTCCGGGGGTGCGGGGGTATTCGCCACGGGGAGCGGGGCCCCCGACGCTGGTGATCACGACCCATCCTGCTGCGCCGCTGGAGGCGCCGTTCCCGGGTCCGTGGCGGCTGCGGACGGCGAGCCTGCGGTTATGGAGCGGCGATCCGACGGTCTGTGCGAAGACAACGAGCAAGCTGTTGCAGGTGCTGGCGCGGGCGGAGGCGGAGGCGGAGGGCGCGGATGAGGCGCTGCTGTTGAATGATCGCGGCGAGGTGGCGGAGACGGCGGCGGGGAACGTCTTCTGGTTCGAGGGGGGGCGGTGGTGCACCCCGATGCTGGAGTCGGGCGGGCTGGCGGGCGTGACGCGGCGGTGGATGTTGGGGCTGCTGGGTCGCCTGGGATGGCCGCATGCCGAGGTGCGGCGGGGGGTGGAGGGGTGGCGGGAGGTGGAGGCGGTGTTTGTGACCCTGAGCAGTCACGGGCTGGTGGCGGTGTCGGAATGGGATGGGCATCGGTGGCCGGCGGACCCCCGGATCGGTCGGTTGCAGGAGGGGTACCGGGAAGCGGTGCGGTCCATTCTTTCCCATTGA
- the folB gene encoding dihydroneopterin aldolase, whose protein sequence is MPDRILIHDLEVLFHIGVPDTERARPQRLSLTLELHLDLSAAAAADDLERTVDYHAVSLWVRSLGEGRQWKLIETLAVEIAEGARTRFGVPSVTVEVKKFILPHARHVSVRVQRPAGQAP, encoded by the coding sequence ATGCCCGACCGCATCCTGATCCACGACCTGGAGGTGCTCTTCCACATCGGCGTTCCCGACACCGAACGCGCCCGTCCCCAGCGCCTGTCCCTCACCCTGGAACTGCACCTCGACCTCTCCGCCGCGGCCGCAGCCGACGACCTCGAACGGACCGTCGATTACCACGCCGTAAGCCTCTGGGTCCGCTCGCTCGGCGAAGGCCGCCAATGGAAACTCATCGAAACGCTGGCCGTCGAAATCGCCGAGGGCGCCCGCACACGATTCGGCGTTCCCTCCGTCACGGTCGAAGTGAAGAAGTTCATCCTGCCCCACGCCCGGCATGTCAGCGTCCGGGTTCAACGACCCGCCGGCCAGGCCCCTTGA
- a CDS encoding NUDIX domain-containing protein — translation MRRLAPFTSPVTLRPVIRNVIFDWSGTLVDDLPAVWEATNHVLRQAGREPISLERFRDEFTLPFTGFYQTHTPDVPMDRLEEWFHARFREVQHSVRELPHARAFLEFCRARQLRTALLSTMHPDHFAVQTRAIGFDRYLDHPYLGVWDKRRQIHALLDSHAWLPDETLFIGDMEHDIETARHGGVRSVAVLTGYTASNRLRAAGPDLVVEHLGELQAILSRHHLDLPNPSAPASTDPARRRPIVTVGAAIFRDDGRVLMIRTHKWSSRWGIPGGKVEFGETSEDALRRELREETGLDVDAPRFVLVQDCIRSPEFYREEHFVLLNYRCHAPGNPDVRLNDEAQSFRWVTPAEALAMDLNEPTRILLNALAQPGPLVPPLPPGS, via the coding sequence ATGCGCCGCTTGGCCCCGTTTACCAGCCCTGTTACCCTCCGCCCCGTGATCCGCAACGTGATCTTCGACTGGTCGGGGACCCTCGTGGACGATCTCCCCGCCGTCTGGGAAGCCACCAATCACGTCCTGCGCCAGGCCGGCCGGGAACCCATCTCCCTCGAACGGTTCCGCGACGAATTCACCCTCCCCTTCACCGGGTTCTACCAGACCCATACCCCCGATGTTCCCATGGACCGCCTCGAGGAGTGGTTCCATGCCCGCTTCCGCGAGGTGCAGCACTCCGTCCGCGAACTCCCCCATGCCCGCGCCTTCCTCGAGTTCTGCCGCGCCCGCCAGCTCCGGACCGCCCTCCTCAGCACCATGCACCCCGACCACTTCGCCGTGCAGACCCGCGCCATCGGCTTCGATCGCTACCTCGACCATCCCTACCTCGGCGTCTGGGACAAACGCCGCCAGATCCACGCCCTCCTCGATTCCCATGCCTGGCTCCCCGACGAAACCCTCTTCATCGGGGACATGGAACATGACATCGAAACCGCCCGCCACGGTGGCGTCCGCAGCGTCGCCGTCCTGACCGGCTACACCGCCTCCAACCGCCTGCGCGCCGCCGGACCCGATCTCGTCGTGGAGCACCTCGGCGAACTCCAGGCCATCCTTTCCCGCCATCACCTCGATCTCCCCAACCCCTCCGCCCCCGCCTCCACCGATCCCGCCCGCCGCCGCCCCATCGTCACCGTCGGCGCTGCCATCTTCCGCGACGACGGCCGCGTCCTCATGATCCGCACCCACAAATGGTCCAGCCGCTGGGGCATCCCCGGCGGCAAAGTCGAATTCGGCGAAACCAGCGAAGACGCCCTGCGCCGCGAACTCCGCGAGGAAACCGGCCTCGATGTGGACGCCCCCCGCTTCGTCCTCGTCCAGGACTGCATCCGCTCCCCCGAATTCTACCGGGAGGAACATTTCGTCCTCCTCAATTACCGCTGCCACGCCCCAGGCAACCCCGACGTCCGCCTCAACGATGAAGCCCAGTCATTCCGCTGGGTCACCCCCGCCGAGGCGCTCGCCATGGACCTCAACGAACCCACCCGGATCCTCCTCAACGCCCTCGCCCAACCCGGGCCCCTCGTGCCCCCGCTCCCGCCCGGCTCGTGA
- a CDS encoding flavodoxin family protein, with protein MNRILVLFDSKSGNTAKMAELVAEGARRIADTEVRVRRVEDATADDVRWCDGLAVGSPTNMGLLSWRMKRFWDDVMLEQWMEVDGKIACAFSSAGAWGGGMELTCQAILTLMMNFGFLTFGVTDYAAKGMTLHYGAVAMKEPREAEVQASCRLLGQRLAEWTAVMVHGRQEEHPSRKKDQRMTAG; from the coding sequence ATGAACCGCATTCTGGTCCTGTTCGATTCGAAGTCGGGGAACACCGCGAAGATGGCGGAACTGGTGGCCGAGGGGGCGCGGCGCATTGCGGACACGGAGGTGCGGGTGCGCCGGGTGGAGGACGCGACGGCGGACGATGTGCGGTGGTGCGATGGGCTGGCGGTGGGGAGCCCGACGAACATGGGGTTGCTGTCGTGGCGGATGAAGCGGTTTTGGGACGACGTGATGCTGGAGCAGTGGATGGAGGTGGACGGGAAGATTGCGTGTGCGTTCAGCAGCGCGGGGGCCTGGGGGGGAGGGATGGAACTGACGTGCCAGGCGATCCTCACGTTGATGATGAACTTCGGATTCCTGACGTTCGGGGTGACGGACTATGCGGCGAAGGGGATGACGCTGCATTACGGGGCGGTGGCGATGAAGGAGCCGCGCGAGGCGGAGGTGCAGGCGTCGTGCCGCCTGCTGGGGCAGCGGCTGGCGGAATGGACGGCGGTGATGGTGCACGGCCGGCAGGAGGAGCATCCGTCGAGGAAGAAGGATCAGCGGATGACGGCCGGCTGA
- a CDS encoding undecaprenyl-diphosphate phosphatase — protein MPDWIAVIILGIVEGVTEFLPVSSTGHLLLVRHWLPIRSEMLKSDLFIVVIQPAAVVAVILVFWKRLEGLVREWHRPESRDYVYKMAAAFGLTGVGGLAIKKVGFELPETVTPVALALLVGGVMFLAVEWWLKSRPTVTEVTWVMALAMGAGQLLAAVFPGLSRSGATILVALMFGLARPQAAEFSFLLGIPTLLAAGAKETWDALRDPPPYPLDWGLVALGSVVSGVTAFVAVKWLLRYVQSHTFNVFGVYRVVVGLLILAWV, from the coding sequence ATGCCGGATTGGATCGCGGTGATCATACTCGGGATCGTGGAGGGGGTGACGGAGTTTCTGCCGGTCTCCTCGACGGGACATCTGCTGCTGGTGCGGCACTGGCTGCCGATCCGGTCGGAGATGTTGAAGTCGGATTTGTTTATTGTGGTCATCCAGCCGGCGGCGGTGGTGGCGGTGATCCTGGTGTTCTGGAAGCGGCTGGAGGGGTTGGTGCGGGAGTGGCATCGGCCGGAGTCGCGGGATTACGTGTACAAGATGGCGGCGGCGTTTGGGCTGACGGGAGTGGGAGGGTTGGCGATCAAGAAGGTGGGATTTGAACTGCCCGAGACGGTGACGCCGGTGGCGTTGGCGCTGCTGGTGGGAGGGGTGATGTTCCTGGCGGTGGAATGGTGGTTGAAGTCGCGTCCGACGGTCACGGAGGTGACGTGGGTGATGGCGTTGGCGATGGGGGCGGGGCAGTTGCTGGCGGCGGTGTTTCCGGGATTGTCGCGTTCTGGGGCGACGATCCTGGTGGCGCTGATGTTCGGGCTGGCGCGACCGCAGGCGGCGGAGTTTTCGTTTCTGCTGGGGATTCCGACGTTGCTGGCGGCGGGAGCCAAGGAGACGTGGGACGCGCTGCGGGATCCGCCGCCGTACCCGCTGGACTGGGGACTGGTCGCGCTGGGATCGGTGGTGTCGGGGGTGACGGCGTTTGTGGCGGTGAAGTGGCTGCTGCGGTATGTGCAGAGCCACACCTTCAACGTGTTCGGCGTGTACCGGGTGGTGGTGGGGCTGCTGATTCTGGCGTGGGTGTGA
- the glnD gene encoding [protein-PII] uridylyltransferase produces MPTLTEKLSASAHARLRLPAGRLPCEEPDRFRRFLKIETQRLRILHRAGGGGREVCRARAEMIDLLLQHTFDAYRAALASDFPPEPLAVVALGGYGRAELNPHSDLDIAVLHDRRTHEPGPFVRALMEKFVPFLWTVGLECHPVVRNLDDCVREANRRMDSRTALVEARQVWGDRRLFAQMRIVLEDRCLKGREEAYVEERLKDQQERRAKWGHSYCLLEPNVKSGCGGLRDYQNLRWMAAVRFHVADLGDLVGRKLLDRATWRQLERSYDFLLRVRNELHHQQSRKNDILTRALQPSVAHHLGYHDRSLARRVERFMGDYYREVRHLHLITRNLERRLALRKPGRLARLGRIIQRATPFREPVFDGLRAHDGELVASSSRIFRDQPRRLIRAFLHAQQLGLPFHPDLEDAIRRHLSLVNREFLADPRVHQTFLEILNRRGDVARILRAMHETGFLAKYMPAFHRLTCRVQHEFYHLYTADEHTLVCLEVLDRIWDAREQPFAAYTEMFRALDRPYILYLALLLHDVGKASHTRDHAAESTRVALTQTRRLRLPAPASATVAFLVRHHLLMARLSQKFDLDDPEVIRDFASSVQTPEHLHLLTLHTFADSMATSESLWTPFKESLLWTLHRRAEGVLAGDDHFRGAAHERLKSLRAEVRRQLPRTIQADEIESHFSHLPERYFLVHSAREIAGDISLAHRFMWNQLAPDGRVLDPVIAWHAEPDRGYSVLKICTWDRPRLFNRVAGALAASALNILGARIFSRPDGPVFDTLFVTDPQTARVPAREARECFDDLLTRSLRGEPLDFPRLIAQHRNHAAPPLFAGFEPIPARIAFDNTTVRDRTVIEIEGPDRIGLLFDLTDALADLGLDITFARISTEKGAAIDTFYVTEDEGTPVTRAERRRDIEHRLRTTLQQPLTPTPESAAPPPPGTRRTR; encoded by the coding sequence GTGCCCACTCTCACCGAAAAGCTGTCGGCAAGCGCCCACGCCCGCCTGCGCCTCCCAGCCGGCCGCCTGCCCTGCGAGGAACCGGACCGCTTCCGCCGCTTCCTCAAGATCGAAACCCAGCGCCTGCGCATCCTCCATCGCGCCGGCGGCGGAGGTCGCGAAGTCTGCCGCGCCCGCGCCGAAATGATCGATCTCCTCCTCCAACACACCTTCGACGCCTACCGCGCCGCCCTCGCCTCCGACTTCCCCCCCGAACCCCTCGCCGTCGTCGCCCTCGGCGGCTACGGTCGCGCCGAACTCAATCCCCATAGCGACCTCGACATCGCCGTCCTCCACGACCGCCGCACCCACGAGCCCGGTCCGTTCGTCCGTGCGCTCATGGAAAAGTTCGTCCCCTTCCTCTGGACCGTCGGACTCGAATGCCACCCGGTGGTCCGCAACCTCGACGACTGCGTCCGCGAAGCCAACCGCCGCATGGACTCCCGGACCGCCCTCGTCGAGGCCCGTCAGGTCTGGGGCGACCGGCGCCTCTTCGCCCAGATGCGCATCGTCCTCGAGGACCGCTGCCTGAAAGGACGCGAAGAGGCCTACGTCGAGGAACGGCTCAAGGATCAACAGGAACGCCGCGCCAAGTGGGGCCACAGCTACTGCCTCCTCGAACCCAATGTGAAGAGCGGCTGCGGCGGACTCCGCGACTACCAGAACCTCCGTTGGATGGCCGCCGTCCGGTTCCACGTCGCCGACCTCGGCGATCTCGTCGGACGCAAACTCCTCGACCGCGCCACCTGGCGGCAACTCGAACGCTCCTACGACTTCCTCCTCCGCGTCCGCAACGAACTCCACCACCAGCAGTCCCGCAAAAACGATATCCTCACCCGCGCCCTCCAACCCTCCGTCGCCCATCACCTCGGCTACCACGACCGTTCCCTCGCCCGTCGCGTCGAACGGTTCATGGGCGACTACTACCGCGAAGTCCGCCATCTCCACCTCATCACCCGCAACCTCGAACGTCGCCTCGCCCTCCGCAAACCCGGACGCCTCGCCCGCCTCGGCCGCATCATCCAGCGCGCCACCCCCTTCCGTGAACCCGTCTTCGACGGACTCCGTGCCCACGACGGCGAACTCGTCGCCTCATCCTCCCGCATCTTCCGCGACCAACCCCGCCGCCTCATCCGCGCCTTCCTCCACGCCCAGCAACTCGGCCTCCCCTTCCATCCCGATCTCGAGGACGCCATCCGCCGCCACCTCTCCCTCGTCAATCGCGAGTTCCTCGCCGATCCCCGCGTTCACCAGACTTTCCTCGAAATCCTCAATCGGCGCGGGGACGTCGCCCGCATCCTCCGTGCCATGCACGAGACCGGTTTCCTCGCCAAGTACATGCCCGCCTTCCACCGCCTGACCTGCCGCGTTCAACACGAGTTCTACCACCTCTACACCGCCGACGAACACACCCTGGTCTGCCTCGAAGTCCTCGACCGGATCTGGGACGCCCGCGAACAACCCTTCGCCGCCTACACCGAAATGTTCCGCGCCCTGGATCGCCCCTACATTCTCTACCTCGCCCTCCTCCTCCACGACGTCGGCAAGGCTTCCCACACCCGCGATCACGCCGCCGAAAGCACCCGCGTCGCCCTCACCCAAACCCGCCGCCTCCGCCTTCCCGCCCCAGCCTCCGCCACCGTCGCCTTCCTCGTCCGCCATCACCTCCTCATGGCCCGGCTCTCCCAGAAATTCGACCTCGATGACCCCGAGGTCATCCGCGACTTCGCCAGCTCCGTCCAGACCCCGGAACACCTGCACCTTCTCACCCTCCACACCTTCGCCGACTCCATGGCGACCAGCGAGTCCCTCTGGACCCCCTTCAAGGAATCCCTCCTCTGGACCCTCCACCGCCGCGCCGAAGGCGTCCTCGCCGGCGATGACCACTTCCGTGGCGCCGCCCACGAACGCCTCAAATCCCTCCGCGCCGAGGTCCGCCGTCAGCTCCCCCGCACCATCCAGGCCGACGAAATCGAATCCCATTTCTCCCACCTGCCCGAACGCTATTTCCTCGTCCACTCAGCCCGCGAAATCGCCGGCGATATCAGCCTCGCCCATCGGTTCATGTGGAACCAACTCGCCCCGGACGGTCGCGTCCTCGACCCCGTCATCGCCTGGCACGCCGAACCGGACCGCGGTTACTCCGTCCTCAAAATCTGCACCTGGGACCGCCCGCGCCTCTTCAACCGTGTCGCCGGCGCCCTCGCCGCCTCCGCCCTCAACATCCTCGGCGCCCGCATCTTCTCCCGCCCTGACGGCCCGGTCTTCGATACCCTCTTCGTGACCGATCCCCAAACCGCCCGCGTCCCCGCACGCGAGGCACGGGAATGCTTCGACGATCTCCTCACCCGCTCCCTCCGGGGCGAACCCCTGGACTTCCCCCGCCTCATCGCCCAACACCGGAACCACGCCGCCCCGCCCCTCTTCGCCGGCTTCGAACCCATCCCCGCCCGCATCGCCTTCGACAACACCACCGTCCGCGACCGCACGGTCATCGAGATCGAGGGACCCGACCGCATCGGCCTGCTCTTCGACCTCACCGATGCCCTCGCCGACCTCGGCCTCGACATCACCTTCGCCCGAATCAGCACCGAAAAGGGCGCCGCCATCGACACCTTCTATGTCACCGAGGATGAGGGCACCCCCGTGACCCGCGCGGAACGCCGGCGCGACATCGAACACCGCCTCCGCACCACCCTCCAGCAACCCCTCACACCCACGCCAGAATCAGCAGCCCCACCACCACCCGGTACACGCCGAACACGTTGA
- a CDS encoding galactose mutarotase — protein sequence MSRRFTMVQGAVLAVFLAMPGTGCLSHGSGSGGKGEAMIDVREFGVTRDGAPVQVFTLRNRAGAMARVTGYGAMLTELHVPDRQGRLADVVLGFEDLESYLKGHPFFGNTTGRYANRIAGARFTLDGVTYTLAANNGPNHIHGGRSALDKQNWEGAPVDSPDGVAVRFTHRSPDGAEGYPGNLDLAVTYTLTHDNALRIDYEARTDRPTVINLTNHSYFNLKGAGEGDVLDHVLKLYADHYTPADEGLIPTGEIRSVAGTPLDFRQPMAIGARWDQLPERLKGYDHNFVLNDWARGRLVEAGELYDPGSGRVMRVRTTEPGMQVYSAIHLRGIVGKQGRTYGPAGGLCLETQHFPDSPNKPEFPSTVLRPGDTFRSTTIYAFSVR from the coding sequence ATGTCCCGACGGTTCACCATGGTGCAGGGTGCGGTGCTGGCGGTGTTTCTGGCGATGCCGGGGACCGGGTGCCTGTCCCACGGATCCGGTTCGGGCGGGAAAGGAGAGGCGATGATTGATGTGCGTGAGTTTGGGGTGACCCGGGACGGTGCGCCGGTGCAGGTGTTCACGTTGCGGAACCGGGCGGGGGCGATGGCCCGGGTGACGGGGTACGGGGCGATGTTGACGGAGTTGCACGTGCCGGACCGGCAGGGGCGGTTGGCGGATGTGGTGCTGGGTTTCGAGGATCTCGAGTCGTACTTGAAGGGGCATCCGTTTTTCGGGAACACCACGGGGCGGTACGCGAACCGGATTGCGGGCGCGCGGTTCACGCTGGACGGGGTGACGTACACGCTGGCGGCGAACAACGGGCCGAACCACATCCACGGAGGGCGGTCGGCGCTGGACAAACAGAACTGGGAGGGGGCGCCGGTGGACAGCCCGGATGGGGTGGCGGTGCGGTTCACGCATCGGAGTCCGGACGGAGCCGAGGGGTATCCGGGGAACCTGGATCTGGCGGTGACCTACACGCTGACGCACGACAACGCGCTGCGGATCGATTACGAGGCGCGGACCGACCGGCCAACCGTGATCAACCTGACGAATCACAGCTACTTCAACCTGAAGGGGGCGGGGGAGGGGGATGTGCTGGACCACGTCCTGAAGCTGTACGCCGACCACTACACGCCGGCCGATGAGGGGTTGATTCCGACGGGTGAGATCCGGTCGGTGGCGGGGACGCCGCTGGATTTCCGCCAGCCCATGGCGATTGGAGCACGGTGGGATCAGTTGCCGGAACGGCTGAAGGGGTACGACCACAATTTTGTGCTCAACGATTGGGCACGGGGCAGGCTGGTCGAGGCCGGGGAACTGTACGATCCCGGGAGCGGACGGGTCATGCGGGTGCGGACCACCGAGCCCGGGATGCAGGTGTACTCGGCGATTCACCTGCGTGGGATTGTGGGGAAACAGGGCAGGACTTACGGGCCAGCCGGCGGCTTGTGTCTGGAGACGCAGCATTTCCCGGATTCGCCGAACAAGCCGGAGTTTCCCTCGACGGTGCTGCGCCCGGGCGACACCTTCCGATCCACGACGATCTATGCGTTTTCGGTGAGGTGA